TTTTACCACTAAATCCAAAAACTGTTTTATACTGATCAACGATGTTAATTTCTCCATAGTCTTTTGGATATTTGAAGCTAAGTTTAAACTGAGAATTACTATACTCACTGGTTTGCTGACTAGCAATATTGCCTGAGAACTGAGCAATATTAGCCTCCAGAGACTTAATAAACTCTCCATTGGTCTTAACCTGATCAGTAAGCTGGGTAATTTCATCCTTGGTTGGAAATCCCAGATAATTAAATATCAAATAATATCCTACCCCCAGTGCTAGCCCTACCGAAACTATGATAGTAAACAACCATATTAGAAACCTTTTTGGAGCACTCGCTCTATTGTGGGAAATTACAACTTCTGGCTCACTAGAAAGGTCATCTACCTTGTCAGCCAAGTTGCCAATCATGCTTTGATTTACTTGACTGGCTGGGGCTACAGAACCGACTGGGTATTGCGAATTGACTGCGGGACTTTGCGAATTTGGAGCTACAGATTGATTTGGCATTGTCTGCCCCATTACGCCTGTATACGGAGCTGCAGGTCTAGGTTGAACCTGTGGTGAACCAACCGGTCTTCTTGGTACTTGACCTAGTGGTGGCTGGACTCCTGAAACTGAACGAATCTGAGGCCTAGTCGGTTGATTGATCTGGGGCCTTATAGGTTGTCCGGGCTGAGGCTGACCGCCATTGTAGTTTGGTTGTTGCGGTTGTTGGTAATTTGGTTGCATAGCTTTTCCTTTTATAATTCTTACGTTTATACAAATCATTATATAGTAGACTAGCCCCACTCGCAAGGAGACACCTTCTGCCATTAATTCCTATCAGGAAAGCAAAAAATATATTTTTACAAAAAATTAAATATGTATTTAGCTACCAGATTAGTCGAGGTGACACCTTGAGGTATTTTCGAGTTGATATTCTAGCTCTATAACTAAAGTACACAATAAACACTACAGTTTGTAAGGTGTCACCTCAATATTAGGAATTACGCCTAGATTCTTGATGCACTCTCCAGATAAACCTTGGGATAAATAATTGTCTTTTTAATCTAGTAGACGATGTACCACTTGGGCTAGTTAAGAGTCTCCAGGCCCATTCAAGATTGTGCTTACGAAGTATTGCGGGTGCTCGTTTATGATCACCACCAAGACTATCATAATCAAAACTACCACCCTCTGCGACGATCACTTTGGCTGTTATTACCTTATGATATTTTAGAATAAACTTTTCTTGCTTGCCAAGCCCCGTAGCTACAAATAAAATATCGGGACAAAACTTATTGATCTTCTCAATTATTTCTAGCTCCTGATCCTCTGAATAATACCCATCTAAAACCTGCAAATGATTGAATTTGCCAAAAATTTGATTGAGCTGATCCACTCTTGATTTAGGGTCATCTCCGCCAATAGTACTGATCTTAAGCTGATTTTTATGAGCATATCTCATAAGTGGTAGAGTGAAATCATTGCCTGCAAACTTCTCTGGAAGAACTCGACTAAACTTAGTTGGGTTAGAAATCAGTTCAAATAGACTCTTAAAGAGATCGATTAAGTTAGGTTTATACAGGGTTAAATAAGTCCCAGCCCATTGTAAAGCAACTCCATCTGGTACTATTATACCGATTTGATTAAGCTGCTCTATTTCGTTTTGACTAAAATTGTTAGGATTGAAATGTTCAACATAGGGTTTGATTATCACTAGAGGTTGGTTATTTTGACCTGACTGATCAAGTCTGGATTTAATTTTTTCGAGTAATTGATTGATTGTTATCGGGTCTATCATCCAGTCAAATATCTTGACTCTTGCCAGGGAAGAAAAATCAAAACTACTAGTCAATACCTCGAATTGTCTAATAAAATTCTCTGGTGAATAATCTACTGCAACTTGTTTCATCAAAGTGTCTGAGAAATCACTGGGATCAAACTCTTTTATTGTGCTAGCTAAGCTACTGGGGCTAATCAGATCAAGCAGGATACCAGTTTTGGGTTTAATAGTCTCCTTGAGACCACCAGCATTCCTAGCAATTACGGGAGTAGCTTGACTGAGAGCTTCGATTGGGGTGATCCCGAAGTCTTCAATACTTGGAAAAATAAATGCCTTTGCTTTGGCTAAAAGTATCAGTTTGTCCTCTTCTGAAACCCAACCTAGAAAAATAATATTGTCTAGATCTTTTGCAAGGTCTTCCAGTTGAGATTTTTCAGGACCATCACCTACAACTAATAGCCTATAATCATCTCCGAGCAATTTAAAAGCCTCGACCACCTGATCAACTAGTTTATATCTACTAAGAACTCCCAAATATATAAAATACGGCCTGGACAGATCAACTTGATCAGATAATTGTGGACTGGGTTTCAAGTTTGGATTTTTAATCAACTCTACTGGCGGATGAATAATCTGTACACTTTTTTTGTAATATTTTGAGATCCTTTTAGCTATATAGCTACTATTGGCAACCAACTTATCGATATCTTGATTGGCATGATAATCCCAGAGCCTCAATTGAGAAATATAAACATTGAGCAAGAGAAATGTTGGCCTAGCAAATATTGATAATTTTTCCAAATTCTCAACAAAATAACTAGGCCAGCTATCCCAAATCAAACGGTTTGGTGAGTTACAATAAACAATCTTGGTGGCACCAGGTTTCTTTGCTAGATTTTTAGTCCACCCAGATGAATTAATAATTAATAAGTCGTATTGTTTGGAAGGTAAACTTTTCAATCCAGATCTAATTAGAAACAGGAGGTATTTTGGGTTTTGCTTTAAAGCTTTGGGTAAGCGACTTAACCAGCTTGCCTTAACTTTACTTGAATCAAGATCTTGAAATCGA
The sequence above is drawn from the Candidatus Saccharibacteria bacterium genome and encodes:
- a CDS encoding WecB/TagA/CpsF family glycosyltransferase produces the protein MTKVAIAHDFLAHKDGGAERVLRQLIKLYPEADILTLTFDPDRFQDLDSSKVKASWLSRLPKALKQNPKYLLFLIRSGLKSLPSKQYDLLIINSSGWTKNLAKKPGATKIVYCNSPNRLIWDSWPSYFVENLEKLSIFARPTFLLLNVYISQLRLWDYHANQDIDKLVANSSYIAKRISKYYKKSVQIIHPPVELIKNPNLKPSPQLSDQVDLSRPYFIYLGVLSRYKLVDQVVEAFKLLGDDYRLLVVGDGPEKSQLEDLAKDLDNIIFLGWVSEEDKLILLAKAKAFIFPSIEDFGITPIEALSQATPVIARNAGGLKETIKPKTGILLDLISPSSLASTIKEFDPSDFSDTLMKQVAVDYSPENFIRQFEVLTSSFDFSSLARVKIFDWMIDPITINQLLEKIKSRLDQSGQNNQPLVIIKPYVEHFNPNNFSQNEIEQLNQIGIIVPDGVALQWAGTYLTLYKPNLIDLFKSLFELISNPTKFSRVLPEKFAGNDFTLPLMRYAHKNQLKISTIGGDDPKSRVDQLNQIFGKFNHLQVLDGYYSEDQELEIIEKINKFCPDILFVATGLGKQEKFILKYHKVITAKVIVAEGGSFDYDSLGGDHKRAPAILRKHNLEWAWRLLTSPSGTSSTRLKRQLFIPRFIWRVHQESRRNS